From the Diospyros lotus cultivar Yz01 chromosome 13, ASM1463336v1, whole genome shotgun sequence genome, one window contains:
- the LOC127788966 gene encoding protein AGENET DOMAIN (AGD)-CONTAINING P1-like, translating to MGPCNSPLVPTSNLHKSHQNRTALSQISYPFGPFRSSISSFRNPSVPDRQTRNAASSMEKTGQKAADHYVEVCSNEDGFLGSYFLARVIGSVAGGEKLRVEYATLLDDSGKAPLKEVVRASHVRPLPPQVRVSRFDVLDEVDAYDLDGWWAGRVTARKDDFNYVVYFDSSGDEFDYPASDLRVHLEFDNGRWVSSVKGFDMYKE from the exons ATGGGCCCTTGTAACTCTCCACTAGTTCCAACTTCCAACCTCCATAAATCCCACCAAAACCGGACGGCTCTTTCCCAAATCAGCTACCCTTTTGGTCCTTTCCGAAGCTCCATCTCCTCCTTCAGAAACCCTTCTGTTCCCGATCGTCAAACGCGTAACGCAGCATCATCAATGGAGAAAACCGGACAAAAAGCGGCGGATCACTACGTCGAGGTGTGCAGCAACGAGGACGGCTTTCTCGGCTCCTACTTTCTGGCAAGAGTGATCGGCAGCGTGGCCGGCGGCGAGAAGCTGCGCGTGGAGTACGCGACGCTGTTGGACGACTCCGGCAAGGCGCCATTGAAGGAGGTCGTCCGAGCTTCGCATGTCCGCCCTTTGCCGCCGCAGGTTAGGGTGTCGAGATTCGACGTGCTGGACGAGGTCGACGCCTACGACCTTGACGGCTGGTGGGCCGGTAGGGTTACGGCGAGGAAGGATGATTTCAACTACGTTGTGTATTTCGATAGTTCGGGAGACGAGTTTGATTACCCAGCCTCTGATTTGAGGGTTCATCTTGAGTTCGACAATGGCCGCTGGGTTTCTTCTGTGAAAG GATTTGATATGTACAAGGAGTAG